One Dunckerocampus dactyliophorus isolate RoL2022-P2 chromosome 18, RoL_Ddac_1.1, whole genome shotgun sequence genomic region harbors:
- the poldip3 gene encoding polymerase delta-interacting protein 3 gives MEDVSLDEVIRQRGINVKVPAKRTMFGRGAGGIGKTFDARQRIGNNDARQRLGGGTGFPVKDAREMLAQKDARFKIRGRGGAGGVQDARQMINSRKQGQSVFTVPLQMTQKTAVTQQLQSHTLVPQIKIQANNNFAGVNARLFASNIHGLSGRDGAVSHLNNRVTDARDRLSLKRSISGTQAQASAMLPLKITKTIQQNPGGVLGRMRVPSQPVSNDQDCTPSKQLKLTTSNNMLQSRDGTAVSPFSMSGPITKVVKNDAYSAPRPPVPVAPTRPTTGAAAPRPSAGALRPVSRALQQSSAEPSAAPAAPQPVFSPLEGTKITVNNLHPRVTEEDIVELFCVCGALKRARLVKVGVAEVVFVRKEDAVSAYRKYNNRCLDGQPMKCNLHIQGNVITSDQPILLRLSDTPGAGSGAKKDGLPPSLSRSASQRTSQPTPEVDPQTILKALFKSTAQSTSTTEPASSQATAFRIKI, from the exons atgGAAGACGTCTCTTTGGATGAAGTAATACGGCAACGCGGAATTAACGTTAAGGTGCCTGCTAAACG AACCATGTTTGGACGGGGTGCAGGAGGAATTGGCAAGACTTTCGATGCCCGTCAAAGAATTGGCAATAACGATGCCCGACAGAGACTTGGTGGAGGAACAG GTTTTCCAGTGAAAGATGCCAGAGAAATGCTGGCTCAGAAAGACGCTCGCTTTAAAATCCGCGGCAGGGGAGGCGCAGGAGGGGTCCAGGACGCTCGTCAGATGATCAACTCGCGTAAACAAGGCCAGAGCGTGTTTACGGTCCCTTTACAGATGACTCAAAAGACAGCAGTGACCCAGCAACTCCAGAGCCACACACTTGTGCCGCAGATCAAGATCCAAGCTAACAACAACTTTGCAGGTGTGAACGCAAGGCTGTTTGCGTCAAACATCCATGGACTGAGCGGGAGAGATGGCGCAGTGAGCCATCTTAACAACAGAGTGACAGACGCTCGTGATAGGCTGAGCCTGAAGAGGAGCATTAGTGGGACGCAAGCCCAGGCATCAGCTATGTTGCCTCTTAAAATAACCAAGACCATCCAG caaaATCCTGGTGGAGTTCTTGGTAGAATGCGTGTCCCCTCACAG CCTGTCTCAAATGATCAGGATTGCACCCCTAGTAAACAACTCAAATTGACTACTTCTAACAATATGCTCCAATCACGG GATGGTACAGCAGTTTCCCCATTTTCCATGTCAGGCCCGATAACCAAGGTGGTTAAAAATGATGCCTACTCAGCCCCTCGCCCTCCCGTCCCAGTTGCTCCCACCCGGCCCACCACTGGCGCAGCCGCCCCTCGGCCCTCCGCCGGAGCCTTGAGGCCCGTTTCTCGGGCTCTCCAGCAAAGCTCAGCCGAGCCCAGCGCGGCACCTGCAGCCCCTCAG CCTGTTTTCAGTCCTTTGGAGGGAACAAAAATAACCGTGAATAACTTGCATCCCCGTGTGACTGAGGAAGACATTGTG GAGCTGTTCTGTGTGTGCGGTGCCTTGAAGCGAGCACGCCTGGTGAAGGTAGGCGTCGCTGAAGTGGTGTTTGTCCGCAAAGAGGATGCTGTGAGCGCATACAGGAAGTATAACAACCGCTGCTTGGACG GTCAGCCCATGAAGTGTAACCTTCATATTCAGGGAAATGTCATCACTTCTGATCAGCCCATTCTCTT GCGGCTCAGTGACACCCCAGGTGCAGGCAGCGGGGCAAAGAAGGATGGCCTTCCTCCCTCCTTGTCCCGTTCCGCCAGTCAGCGAACGTCTCAGCCAACTCCTGAGGTCGACCCCCAGACCATCCTTAAAGCTCTATTCAAGTCCACGGCGCAGTCCACCTCCACCACCGAGCCCGCCAGCTCACAGGCCACCGCCTTCCGCATCAAAATCTAA